The segment CTCCTCTAACTTTGAAAGTTTAGATAGGGGCTTAGAATATCATGATGGAGGTATATGATGGCCATCCTCATGCTCTGTTACTTCTCATAAGTCATATGTTGCAGCAATTTTCATAGATTGAATGCAAAATGTAACCATTTTGACCACTCAAGAATTGATAAGAAATTGCCAAAACTCCCTTTAAAATACCACATTAAGATGTCAAGACCCTGAGGAGAGGAGCACCGCAGAGAAATCCATGCTGTGATTTGGcatcaaaaactgtttttgtaagaATTGCATTTTTCGGTAATCAAGTGGTTAGCACTTTCTGGAACCTGCTGAGAAACCCCCTTATTGTTAATATACATATGAATGCCATACTGTACATCCTCTAAATGCCATTGAGGtctcttgtttgtgtttgtaaaatTTCATGAGGCTCCGATTATCCGAGAGGTCACTATAGGTCATTTTTTACAGTGAGGTAGAGCTTCAAAACATGGTCTCACTCCAGGGGCTACAGTGGGGACTAACATTCATGAGATCatctttattttgttgcaaGTGGTCCCATTTGTAGCCTGTGTTGTAAAATTGTAATTAGCCACGAAAATCAGAGGTGAACTGGATTTATTACGAGGGATCCAGCTAGAAACAAATTATGGGTGGGCACCATTTCAAAAGTCCAAGATGTCCACTGCAGacaatttgaaaacaaaatgaaaatattgattttgGGGTTCATCGCACTCtaaactttccaaaaatgtatggTTAAGCAACTCCCCTAAGATTTTAGGGAAAGTTACAATCAGGCAATAATGAACctgacaaataaaatgtatagggtattattatgattattattatttttattattagaatcatttaaaaaatatactataaaaaaaacaattggtgcataaaaatagCCAGAATGCAGGAATGTCTGACACTCAAAATCTTAAGGGGAAGGACCCGTAGACTGTCCTCTTGATTTCTTTCCTCCATTAACATACTATATTTATAGATCATTATGGAATGATTAATTCATAGATGTTTGGGAATTGATATACGGACCACTTTCTTCATGTGTTGGTTAGTGTGGTTAAATTGGATTGCATTATTAGACATTCCTGATGAGACACCGCTAAATGTTGCACAGAAGACAGATCAAGCACAGCAGCTGATCAGCCACTGGACCAAATACCAGTCCAGTACATCAGTCTATCCTCACTGATAACACCTCATTAGGCAAAGTATCCCCAGAGAAACACATTAACAGCCAGTAGTAGCAAGGCGTTTATATTGCAGACTCTTCTCCAGAGCGGCTCCTCGTGCAGGGAGGTCAGTTCACTGGTCTCAGTCGCTGGAGATACAGAGCCAGAGCTCGGACGCGTCAAACCACAGAGCCACAGAGCTGCTCTCCGCCACCAGGATTGTGGCAAGTGGTCGGAGTCAGGGCTGACGTCAGAGACCGCTGGGTCAGAGGTCATGGGGGGACCTGTGAGGTCGATACGAGGCTCCTGGCTGTGTCTGGACCACCAAGTCAGCCTATACAGctggaaaggagagaggaggctgggCACATCAGTCCCTTAGCTTTGAAGCAAAACTATCGAACTGTTGACTGTAGTTCAGAGGAATTTTAAAACTTAATACTTGTGTTTATTAATGTATGACAGGTTTCTTACATGTTCCTTAGGTATTGGGGCAGTGGCCAAGCTCACAGCAACAATGATGATGCAGGTGAGAGCCAACAGGATGAGAGCAAAGTACAGGTAGTGGACATCAGCCAGGATAGCAGGCCGACGATCAGGCTGTCCACAGGACGGAGCTGCATAGGAGAACTCCAGAACCATGCGGATCAGTCCTACTACAAGTCCGATCATCAGACCCCAAAATGCACCCTGAGTAacagacacacaacagaaaATGCAGAGTTATATGGAACTAGCAAAATAAAAAGccaacactgaaatgaaaaggGCCTTAAGGTTCTACATGTTGGCCTGTCTTGTAGAGTTGCCCAGTGTCAAAATTTAGTTTTCATACTTTTATTTACCTTGATTTATAGCTGTATGTTGAGAGCTTACAGCTTTAATATGTAACTACGTGCTCAGGCTACAGTTGCTATGGCGATACGAAATGGAGATCACATGAACTATAATGGGCTGCTTGTGTTTACTCTCCTACAAGTTTGCGATGCAGGTAGATCATGTTgattgtgtatatgtgtgtgtgtgtgtgagacagagaccTGCTCGTTGGCACGTGGCCAGAAGATAGCCATTAGGAACACAGCGGTAATGGGAGGAGCGAGGAAGCTGGTCACTGACTGGATGTAATCAAACAGCTGTCCACTGTTGGCTGTTTGGATGACTGGAATCCACACCAGACTAAGACACACCAAGACCAGGATGAacaatctgaaaatacacaaaatattattATGTCAGCTTTGGATGAGGTCAAAATAGTCTTCAGTCATTATAAATAATATCTCGTAGAAGTAGACGTAAGgtatccattggtaccaaccatgttggcAAAGCTTTTCAGGATGGAGGTTACATTACGCTCCAAATGCAGGGTAgattttggtgagggaacaactggcatggccattgtCAAAGGGGTGCCTTAAGCTCttacctcaagatatctgaatgaaaatgggttctatgggtacccacgagtctctcctaaacttgagaaggcttgttgccagcaaatgttttgttccttatagtcaatgttcattaaagctgtatatttgtctttttaaggaaaaggacaatcAGCCTATATCAAGAAAGATGAATCTCCTAACACGTGTAAAGATAcatgacacattaaaacaggattgttaaCGATACCAGTGTTCATCCATGCACATCAtataattagtaatattaactgtaaaataagaagcCAAAGTGTATCAGTATGCGATTCTGTAACTCTCAATATTGACATcgttttcaactagcctattCCAGAAATTAAGTTATGGCTCATGGTTTTGTTGTACTACCCCCAAgtttttcagtggccccatcgcGGTCCTGGGGCACCACTGCAACTGAAAGAGCAATGACTTGTCTTCAAGCTGAGTTTGTCTGAAAACAGATCTTTTGGTTTCAGGAACTTCTTTGGAAAAATGTCTGGAGGCTATGAAGTAAAGTCAGTTTTAATTGTGTAGTCCAGtatcacaaaacacaaattcgCATCAATGGGCGTTTTCTGATATGTACCGTTGAGTCTTCACACCCCTACCTTCCAACTATCATGAGCTCCCTCTCTGAGGCTTTGGGCCTGGCTTTGTGGTAGAGGTCCAGTGTAAACAGAGTGGAGCTGCTGTTAAAGATGGAGGTCAGAGACGACATCAGAGCAGCTAACATCACTGCTAGCATCAGACCACGGAGACCTGCACAGAGAGAAGGATCAAACCCCACACAATGACAACTAAACGTctatctgctgatgaagacacTGTCATACACTTGTTTAAGTCTAACACaagtatttcattttaaaacaagctttgcatgagtttgtgtgtgactcaCCAACAGGCATTAGCTCCACCACTAGTTTAGGGTAGGCGATGTTGGAGCAACCAACTGAAGCGCCACAAACACTGTTACACACTGTTGGATCCACACAACCTACTtcatctacaaacacacacaaacacagagagtaAAGACACAGTTAGTTACGGGAATTTGCTTAGCTTCCACAGTTTGTAggcttctgtctttctcttaaatgtttcagaacaaacaacaactttcTGTATTAGCCACACTTCAAAATATCATACTAGGTTTGTTTATGTTGTACAGATTGCACAGGCACTTTACATTACTGATGACCATTTAAAAATGCTGTAGTATTTTAGATTTTGGAAATCTTTCCACATCTCAGACAGTTAACCTCCAGAGACGCCACAGTGAACATTATGTCTGCTGTAAATGTATTACATGTGACTGCCTGAATGATAATGCATCGAGTTTAACATTGGATTTTTCTTCTCAAATTCAAGTTAGGGTGAGTAAATTatatacaaataatcattttgggtgtgaagtattccttgaaaaaaaaaccccccactGAATTTCATGCTTCCATGAATACAATTTATGTGGCAGTCCGACATAGAGGGGCAGACTGACTGACCTGGGAACAGTGCTCGGCTGATCATGCCTGGCATGACGATGAAGAACATGGGCAGCACTTTGAGGTAGCCTCCCAACACGCTGCCTGCTTTGGCATGAGACAAAGACTTGGCTGACAGAGACCTCTGGACTATAACCTGTACACACAAATGTACATAATAGTATTTGCCTTTCTATACTTATGAGGACTCTCAACTTGCTGTACTTTTTGCAAACTGTTACTTGGACTTGTGGTTTGGATTCTTATCAGTGTACATGACATTTGATTTCAACAGACAAATATTTTGGTCTCACTGATTTCTAATCATGGCCTTGTTTAAGGAACTCACGAAACAGTAGCTAAATCAACTCAAGAGTGTTTATGATGTCATAAAGAAAGCACACTTTATCCATCAATTATCCAGTTATTTTACTGTTCGTCTGATCGAATGCAACTAATAAACCCAAAAAAACCAAAGACTTAGAAATGACTGATAACTTAAACCAAATATCTTCGAGTCATTAGTGTGGGTAAAGTCACCTGATCTGTGCACCAGACCCATGTAGCCAGTACAGTGAGCCCAAACACCAGACCTGGCCACGGTATATCACCTGACACAGGGTCTCTGAACAGGCGGAAGGCGTCACTACGAGGCAGGTGGCAGGTGGTGTTGGGGACTATCACTGAGGGAACAGCTGACATATAATGATCCATAAGACCCTCATACCAGCCAACTTTGGAGAACGCTggaaaatgtacacacacatacacacacacacacacacacacacacattttttttttttaaagattttttttgggcatttttagcctttaatggataggacagacaagtatGAAatggggacacacacacatttaatgtTAGAACTGAACAATTTTATACCTTGCCCATGAAGTACTCTCTAGTATTAATGTGAAtgtgacaggaagagaaaagtgGGTGGAATCGATGTTTATTTCTTTGAGATAttggacatgtgtgtgtgtgtgtgtcctacctATGAACATTAGTGCAAAGGCTCCCCCAACCATAATCACAGTCTGGAGCGCATCAGTGTAGATCACTGCTGCCAAACCaccttcagacacacacatatacatttgtGTCAGAGTATTAGGACAATAAAACTGGGCTTCGTGAAGAGTTTGTTTTAGAAAAGGCATAAGCAAGATGGGATcaaatcattgttttaaatCACTGACTTTTacgtgagaaaaaaaatcttgactcaaa is part of the Epinephelus moara isolate mb chromosome 10, YSFRI_EMoa_1.0, whole genome shotgun sequence genome and harbors:
- the slc5a9 gene encoding sodium/glucose cotransporter 4 isoform X1, translated to MSASPTTGSSSSGLTTAAPPRPGISVDAADIAVVVVYFVFVMVVGIWSSMRANRTTVRGYFLAGRSMTWWPIGASLMSSNVGSGLFIGLAGTGAAGGIAVGGFEWNAAWVLVALGWIFIPVYISAGVVTMPEYLAKRFGGQRIRIYMSVLSLILYIFTKISTDIFSGAMFIQVSMGWDLYLSTGILLLVTAAYTVAGGLAAVIYTDALQTVIMVGGAFALMFIAFSKVGWYEGLMDHYMSAVPSVIVPNTTCHLPRSDAFRLFRDPVSGDIPWPGLVFGLTVLATWVWCTDQVIVQRSLSAKSLSHAKAGSVLGGYLKVLPMFFIVMPGMISRALFPDEVGCVDPTVCNSVCGASVGCSNIAYPKLVVELMPVGLRGLMLAVMLAALMSSLTSIFNSSSTLFTLDLYHKARPKASERELMIVGRLFILVLVCLSLVWIPVIQTANSGQLFDYIQSVTSFLAPPITAVFLMAIFWPRANEQGAFWGLMIGLVVGLIRMVLEFSYAAPSCGQPDRRPAILADVHYLYFALILLALTCIIIVAVSLATAPIPKEHLYRLTWWSRHSQEPRIDLTGPPMTSDPAVSDVSPDSDHLPQSWWRRAALWLCGLTRPSSGSVSPATETSELTSLHEEPLWRRVCNINALLLLAVNVFLWGYFA
- the slc5a9 gene encoding sodium/glucose cotransporter 4 isoform X2; this encodes MRANRTTVRGYFLAGRSMTWWPIGASLMSSNVGSGLFIGLAGTGAAGGIAVGGFEWNAAWVLVALGWIFIPVYISAGVVTMPEYLAKRFGGQRIRIYMSVLSLILYIFTKISTDIFSGAMFIQVSMGWDLYLSTGILLLVTAAYTVAGGLAAVIYTDALQTVIMVGGAFALMFIAFSKVGWYEGLMDHYMSAVPSVIVPNTTCHLPRSDAFRLFRDPVSGDIPWPGLVFGLTVLATWVWCTDQVIVQRSLSAKSLSHAKAGSVLGGYLKVLPMFFIVMPGMISRALFPDEVGCVDPTVCNSVCGASVGCSNIAYPKLVVELMPVGLRGLMLAVMLAALMSSLTSIFNSSSTLFTLDLYHKARPKASERELMIVGRLFILVLVCLSLVWIPVIQTANSGQLFDYIQSVTSFLAPPITAVFLMAIFWPRANEQGAFWGLMIGLVVGLIRMVLEFSYAAPSCGQPDRRPAILADVHYLYFALILLALTCIIIVAVSLATAPIPKEHLYRLTWWSRHSQEPRIDLTGPPMTSDPAVSDVSPDSDHLPQSWWRRAALWLCGLTRPSSGSVSPATETSELTSLHEEPLWRRVCNINALLLLAVNVFLWGYFA